One Falco peregrinus isolate bFalPer1 chromosome 6, bFalPer1.pri, whole genome shotgun sequence DNA segment encodes these proteins:
- the LOC101910520 gene encoding LOW QUALITY PROTEIN: lymphotactin-like (The sequence of the model RefSeq protein was modified relative to this genomic sequence to represent the inferred CDS: inserted 1 base in 1 codon) — protein sequence MTIYKPGERGLTIAXFSALTKKSPAMKLHAAAILVIFWLGIFTLHTVKGSIASQSMAKFSCVRLSTRQLNIRNLVNYEKRQVPVDAIVFITAKGIKICVSPDHKQAQAAIKKIDQTRTTKGK from the exons ATGACAATATATAAACCTGGTGAAAGAGGGCTGACAATAG ACTTCTCTGCCTTGACAAAGAAGTCACCAGCAATGAAGCTCCACGCTGCAGCTATCCTCGTCATCTTCTGGCTTGGCATCTTCACTCTGCACACAGTGAAAG gAAGCATTGCAAGTCAGTCCATGGCCAAATTCAGTTGTGTACGTCTGTCTACCCGGCAACTCAATATCCGAAATCTTGTCAACTATGAAAAGCGACAAGTTCCAGTAGATGCCATCGT GTTTATCACTGCAAAAGGTATCAAGATCTGCGTAAGCCCTGATCACAAACAGGCGCAGGCTGCTATAAAGAAAATAGACCAAACACGTACCACCAAAGGCAAATGA